One window of Phalacrocorax carbo chromosome 1, bPhaCar2.1, whole genome shotgun sequence genomic DNA carries:
- the FKBP4 gene encoding peptidyl-prolyl cis-trans isomerase FKBP4 isoform X4 — protein sequence MTAEEMKGDGAPSEGVDITPKRDEGVLKVVKREGSGTESPMLGDKVTVHYTGWLLDGTKFDSSLDRRDKFSFDLGKGEVIKAWDIAVATMKIGEICRITCKPEYAYGSAGSPPKIPPNTTLIFEIELFEFKGEDLTDDEDGGIIRRIRKKGEGYSKPNEGALVEIQFEGRYGDRVFDRRELQFEIGEGDSYDLPHGLEKGIQRMEKLEESVFYLKPNYGFGSAGKEKFQIPPDAELQYEVKLKSFEKARESWEMNIDEKLEQSYIVKERGTQYFKEGKYKQAALQYKKIVSWLEHEPGLSDEEDTKAKSLRLAAHLNLAMCHLKLKEYSQALENCNKALELDSNNEKGLFRRGEAHLAVNDFELARGDFQKVIQLYPSNKAAKVQLVTCQQKIREQHEKEKKMYANMFQRLADRDLKVWRTEAKIFQIVSCCFSNQPH from the exons ATGACGGCGGAGGAGATGAAAGGGGACGGGGCTCCCTCGGAGGGGGTGGACATCACCCCCAAGCGGGATGAGGGCGTTCTTAAG GTTGTCAAGAGAGAAGGCAGTGGGACAGAGTCTCCGATGCTAGGTGATAAAGTGACCGTCCATTACACAGGATGGCTTCTTGATGGCACAAAATTTGACTCCAGTCTGGACAGGAGAGACAAGTTTTCATTTGACTTGGGGAAAG GTGAGGTGATTAAAGCATGGGACATTGCTGTGGCGACTATGAAGATCGGTGAAATCTGTCGGATTACATGTAAACCAGAATATGCCTATGGCTCAGCTGGGAGCCCCCCGAAGATACCTCCAAACACTACACTGATTTTTGAG ATAGAACTTTTTGAGTTCAAGGGAGAGGATCTCACTGATGATGAAGATGGTGGCATCATCCGAAGAATCCGTAAAAAAGGGGAAGGCTACTCCAAGCCCAATGAGGGTGCACTTGTAGAGA TCCAGTTTGAAGGCCGATATGGAGATCGTGTTTTTGACAGGCGGGAGCTGCAGTTCGAGATCGGAGAAGGTGACAGCTATGATCTTCCTCACGGTCTGGAGAAAGGAATTCAAAGAATGGAGAAATTGGAGGAATCTGTGTTCTATCTCAAACCCAA CTATGGTTTTGGAAGTGCTGGGAAGGAGAAATTTCAGATCCCTCCAGATGCAGAGCTGCAGTACGAAGTGAAACTTAAAAGCTTTGAAAAG GCTAGAGAGTCTTGGGAAATGAACATAGATGAGAAGCTGGAGCAAAGCTACATTGTGAAGGAGAGAGGCACTCAATACTTCAAG GAGGGGAAATACAAACAGGCAGCATTACAGTATAAAAAGATTGTGTCATGGCTGGAGCATGAACCAGGACTCTCTGATGAGGAGGATACAAAAGCCAAAAGCTTGAGGCTTGCTGCCCACCTAAATCTAGCTATGTGCCATCTCAAGCTGAAGGAATACTCCCAGGCTTTGGAGAACTGCAACAAG GCACTCGAATTGGACAGCAACAATGAAAAAGGCCTCTTCAGGCGTGGAGAAGCGCACTTAGCAGTCAATGACTTTGAATTGGCCCGGGGAGATTTCCAGAAAGTGATACAACTTTATCCAAGTAACAAAGCCGCCAAAGTGCAACTGGTAACTTGTCAGCAAAAAATACGGGAGCAGcatgagaaagagaagaagatgTATGCCAACATGTTTCAAAGGCTTGCAGACAGAGACTTAAAG GTGTGGAGAACTGAAGCAAAAATTTTTCAGATTG
- the FKBP4 gene encoding peptidyl-prolyl cis-trans isomerase FKBP4 isoform X3 — translation MTAEEMKGDGAPSEGVDITPKRDEGVLKVVKREGSGTESPMLGDKVTVHYTGWLLDGTKFDSSLDRRDKFSFDLGKGEVIKAWDIAVATMKIGEICRITCKPEYAYGSAGSPPKIPPNTTLIFEIELFEFKGEDLTDDEDGGIIRRIRKKGEGYSKPNEGALVEIQFEGRYGDRVFDRRELQFEIGEGDSYDLPHGLEKGIQRMEKLEESVFYLKPNYGFGSAGKEKFQIPPDAELQYEVKLKSFEKARESWEMNIDEKLEQSYIVKERGTQYFKEGKYKQAALQYKKIVSWLEHEPGLSDEEDTKAKSLRLAAHLNLAMCHLKLKEYSQALENCNKALELDSNNEKGLFRRGEAHLAVNDFELARGDFQKVIQLYPSNKAAKVQLVTCQQKIREQHEKEKKMYANMFQRLADRDLKSAAAFQTSHTEDEEMKDEQNGVEDKSEVDTEA, via the exons ATGACGGCGGAGGAGATGAAAGGGGACGGGGCTCCCTCGGAGGGGGTGGACATCACCCCCAAGCGGGATGAGGGCGTTCTTAAG GTTGTCAAGAGAGAAGGCAGTGGGACAGAGTCTCCGATGCTAGGTGATAAAGTGACCGTCCATTACACAGGATGGCTTCTTGATGGCACAAAATTTGACTCCAGTCTGGACAGGAGAGACAAGTTTTCATTTGACTTGGGGAAAG GTGAGGTGATTAAAGCATGGGACATTGCTGTGGCGACTATGAAGATCGGTGAAATCTGTCGGATTACATGTAAACCAGAATATGCCTATGGCTCAGCTGGGAGCCCCCCGAAGATACCTCCAAACACTACACTGATTTTTGAG ATAGAACTTTTTGAGTTCAAGGGAGAGGATCTCACTGATGATGAAGATGGTGGCATCATCCGAAGAATCCGTAAAAAAGGGGAAGGCTACTCCAAGCCCAATGAGGGTGCACTTGTAGAGA TCCAGTTTGAAGGCCGATATGGAGATCGTGTTTTTGACAGGCGGGAGCTGCAGTTCGAGATCGGAGAAGGTGACAGCTATGATCTTCCTCACGGTCTGGAGAAAGGAATTCAAAGAATGGAGAAATTGGAGGAATCTGTGTTCTATCTCAAACCCAA CTATGGTTTTGGAAGTGCTGGGAAGGAGAAATTTCAGATCCCTCCAGATGCAGAGCTGCAGTACGAAGTGAAACTTAAAAGCTTTGAAAAG GCTAGAGAGTCTTGGGAAATGAACATAGATGAGAAGCTGGAGCAAAGCTACATTGTGAAGGAGAGAGGCACTCAATACTTCAAG GAGGGGAAATACAAACAGGCAGCATTACAGTATAAAAAGATTGTGTCATGGCTGGAGCATGAACCAGGACTCTCTGATGAGGAGGATACAAAAGCCAAAAGCTTGAGGCTTGCTGCCCACCTAAATCTAGCTATGTGCCATCTCAAGCTGAAGGAATACTCCCAGGCTTTGGAGAACTGCAACAAG GCACTCGAATTGGACAGCAACAATGAAAAAGGCCTCTTCAGGCGTGGAGAAGCGCACTTAGCAGTCAATGACTTTGAATTGGCCCGGGGAGATTTCCAGAAAGTGATACAACTTTATCCAAGTAACAAAGCCGCCAAAGTGCAACTGGTAACTTGTCAGCAAAAAATACGGGAGCAGcatgagaaagagaagaagatgTATGCCAACATGTTTCAAAGGCTTGCAGACAGAGACTTAAAG
- the FKBP4 gene encoding peptidyl-prolyl cis-trans isomerase FKBP4 isoform X2: MTAEEMKGDGAPSEGVDITPKRDEGVLKVVKREGSGTESPMLGDKVTVHYTGWLLDGTKFDSSLDRRDKFSFDLGKGEVIKAWDIAVATMKIGEICRITCKPEYAYGSAGSPPKIPPNTTLIFEIELFEFKGEDLTDDEDGGIIRRIRKKGEGYSKPNEGALVEIQFEGRYGDRVFDRRELQFEIGEGDSYDLPHGLEKGIQRMEKLEESVFYLKPNYGFGSAGKEKFQIPPDAELQYEVKLKSFEKARESWEMNIDEKLEQSYIVKERGTQYFKEGKYKQAALQYKKIVSWLEHEPGLSDEEDTKAKSLRLAAHLNLAMCHLKLKEYSQALENCNKALELDSNNEKGLFRRGEAHLAVNDFELARGDFQKVIQLYPSNKAAKVQLVTCQQKIREQHEKEKKMYANMFQRLADRDLKNRCGELKQKFFRLSAAAFQTSHTEDEEMKDEQNGVEDKSEVDTEA, encoded by the exons ATGACGGCGGAGGAGATGAAAGGGGACGGGGCTCCCTCGGAGGGGGTGGACATCACCCCCAAGCGGGATGAGGGCGTTCTTAAG GTTGTCAAGAGAGAAGGCAGTGGGACAGAGTCTCCGATGCTAGGTGATAAAGTGACCGTCCATTACACAGGATGGCTTCTTGATGGCACAAAATTTGACTCCAGTCTGGACAGGAGAGACAAGTTTTCATTTGACTTGGGGAAAG GTGAGGTGATTAAAGCATGGGACATTGCTGTGGCGACTATGAAGATCGGTGAAATCTGTCGGATTACATGTAAACCAGAATATGCCTATGGCTCAGCTGGGAGCCCCCCGAAGATACCTCCAAACACTACACTGATTTTTGAG ATAGAACTTTTTGAGTTCAAGGGAGAGGATCTCACTGATGATGAAGATGGTGGCATCATCCGAAGAATCCGTAAAAAAGGGGAAGGCTACTCCAAGCCCAATGAGGGTGCACTTGTAGAGA TCCAGTTTGAAGGCCGATATGGAGATCGTGTTTTTGACAGGCGGGAGCTGCAGTTCGAGATCGGAGAAGGTGACAGCTATGATCTTCCTCACGGTCTGGAGAAAGGAATTCAAAGAATGGAGAAATTGGAGGAATCTGTGTTCTATCTCAAACCCAA CTATGGTTTTGGAAGTGCTGGGAAGGAGAAATTTCAGATCCCTCCAGATGCAGAGCTGCAGTACGAAGTGAAACTTAAAAGCTTTGAAAAG GCTAGAGAGTCTTGGGAAATGAACATAGATGAGAAGCTGGAGCAAAGCTACATTGTGAAGGAGAGAGGCACTCAATACTTCAAG GAGGGGAAATACAAACAGGCAGCATTACAGTATAAAAAGATTGTGTCATGGCTGGAGCATGAACCAGGACTCTCTGATGAGGAGGATACAAAAGCCAAAAGCTTGAGGCTTGCTGCCCACCTAAATCTAGCTATGTGCCATCTCAAGCTGAAGGAATACTCCCAGGCTTTGGAGAACTGCAACAAG GCACTCGAATTGGACAGCAACAATGAAAAAGGCCTCTTCAGGCGTGGAGAAGCGCACTTAGCAGTCAATGACTTTGAATTGGCCCGGGGAGATTTCCAGAAAGTGATACAACTTTATCCAAGTAACAAAGCCGCCAAAGTGCAACTGGTAACTTGTCAGCAAAAAATACGGGAGCAGcatgagaaagagaagaagatgTATGCCAACATGTTTCAAAGGCTTGCAGACAGAGACTTAAAG AATAGGTGTGGAGAACTGAAGCAAAAATTTTTCAGATTG
- the FKBP4 gene encoding peptidyl-prolyl cis-trans isomerase FKBP4 isoform X1 — MTAEEMKGDGAPSEGVDITPKRDEGVLKVVKREGSGTESPMLGDKVTVHYTGWLLDGTKFDSSLDRRDKFSFDLGKGEVIKAWDIAVATMKIGEICRITCKPEYAYGSAGSPPKIPPNTTLIFEIELFEFKGEDLTDDEDGGIIRRIRKKGEGYSKPNEGALVEIQFEGRYGDRVFDRRELQFEIGEGDSYDLPHGLEKGIQRMEKLEESVFYLKPNYGFGSAGKEKFQIPPDAELQYEVKLKSFEKARESWEMNIDEKLEQSYIVKERGTQYFKEGKYKQAALQYKKIVSWLEHEPGLSDEEDTKAKSLRLAAHLNLAMCHLKLKEYSQALENCNKALELDSNNEKGLFRRGEAHLAVNDFELARGDFQKVIQLYPSNKAAKVQLVTCQQKIREQHEKEKKMYANMFQRLADRDLKNRCGELKQKFFRLSSSSSVDLVLLFVEDRKQTQMQTSPTDSARKVSLSM, encoded by the exons ATGACGGCGGAGGAGATGAAAGGGGACGGGGCTCCCTCGGAGGGGGTGGACATCACCCCCAAGCGGGATGAGGGCGTTCTTAAG GTTGTCAAGAGAGAAGGCAGTGGGACAGAGTCTCCGATGCTAGGTGATAAAGTGACCGTCCATTACACAGGATGGCTTCTTGATGGCACAAAATTTGACTCCAGTCTGGACAGGAGAGACAAGTTTTCATTTGACTTGGGGAAAG GTGAGGTGATTAAAGCATGGGACATTGCTGTGGCGACTATGAAGATCGGTGAAATCTGTCGGATTACATGTAAACCAGAATATGCCTATGGCTCAGCTGGGAGCCCCCCGAAGATACCTCCAAACACTACACTGATTTTTGAG ATAGAACTTTTTGAGTTCAAGGGAGAGGATCTCACTGATGATGAAGATGGTGGCATCATCCGAAGAATCCGTAAAAAAGGGGAAGGCTACTCCAAGCCCAATGAGGGTGCACTTGTAGAGA TCCAGTTTGAAGGCCGATATGGAGATCGTGTTTTTGACAGGCGGGAGCTGCAGTTCGAGATCGGAGAAGGTGACAGCTATGATCTTCCTCACGGTCTGGAGAAAGGAATTCAAAGAATGGAGAAATTGGAGGAATCTGTGTTCTATCTCAAACCCAA CTATGGTTTTGGAAGTGCTGGGAAGGAGAAATTTCAGATCCCTCCAGATGCAGAGCTGCAGTACGAAGTGAAACTTAAAAGCTTTGAAAAG GCTAGAGAGTCTTGGGAAATGAACATAGATGAGAAGCTGGAGCAAAGCTACATTGTGAAGGAGAGAGGCACTCAATACTTCAAG GAGGGGAAATACAAACAGGCAGCATTACAGTATAAAAAGATTGTGTCATGGCTGGAGCATGAACCAGGACTCTCTGATGAGGAGGATACAAAAGCCAAAAGCTTGAGGCTTGCTGCCCACCTAAATCTAGCTATGTGCCATCTCAAGCTGAAGGAATACTCCCAGGCTTTGGAGAACTGCAACAAG GCACTCGAATTGGACAGCAACAATGAAAAAGGCCTCTTCAGGCGTGGAGAAGCGCACTTAGCAGTCAATGACTTTGAATTGGCCCGGGGAGATTTCCAGAAAGTGATACAACTTTATCCAAGTAACAAAGCCGCCAAAGTGCAACTGGTAACTTGTCAGCAAAAAATACGGGAGCAGcatgagaaagagaagaagatgTATGCCAACATGTTTCAAAGGCTTGCAGACAGAGACTTAAAG AATAGGTGTGGAGAACTGAAGCAAAAATTTTTCAGATTG agTAGCAGTAGTTCTGTGGATTTGGTCCTGCTTTTCGTGGAGGatagaaaacaaacacaaatgcaGACGTCCCCCACTGATTCTGCAAGGAAAGTGTCATTATCCATGTAG
- the FKBP4 gene encoding peptidyl-prolyl cis-trans isomerase FKBP4 isoform X5, producing the protein MTAEEMKGDGAPSEGVDITPKRDEGVLKVVKREGSGTESPMLGDKVTVHYTGWLLDGTKFDSSLDRRDKFSFDLGKGEVIKAWDIAVATMKIGEICRITCKPEYAYGSAGSPPKIPPNTTLIFEIELFEFKGEDLTDDEDGGIIRRIRKKGEGYSKPNEGALVEIQFEGRYGDRVFDRRELQFEIGEGDSYDLPHGLEKGIQRMEKLEESVFYLKPNYGFGSAGKEKFQIPPDAELQYEVKLKSFEKARESWEMNIDEKLEQSYIVKERGTQYFKEGKYKQAALQYKKIVSWLEHEPGLSDEEDTKAKSLRLAAHLNLAMCHLKLKEYSQALENCNKALELDSNNEKGLFRRGEAHLAVNDFELARGDFQKVIQLYPSNKAAKVQLVTCQQKIREQHEKEKKMYANMFQRLADRDLKVWRTEAKIFQIE; encoded by the exons ATGACGGCGGAGGAGATGAAAGGGGACGGGGCTCCCTCGGAGGGGGTGGACATCACCCCCAAGCGGGATGAGGGCGTTCTTAAG GTTGTCAAGAGAGAAGGCAGTGGGACAGAGTCTCCGATGCTAGGTGATAAAGTGACCGTCCATTACACAGGATGGCTTCTTGATGGCACAAAATTTGACTCCAGTCTGGACAGGAGAGACAAGTTTTCATTTGACTTGGGGAAAG GTGAGGTGATTAAAGCATGGGACATTGCTGTGGCGACTATGAAGATCGGTGAAATCTGTCGGATTACATGTAAACCAGAATATGCCTATGGCTCAGCTGGGAGCCCCCCGAAGATACCTCCAAACACTACACTGATTTTTGAG ATAGAACTTTTTGAGTTCAAGGGAGAGGATCTCACTGATGATGAAGATGGTGGCATCATCCGAAGAATCCGTAAAAAAGGGGAAGGCTACTCCAAGCCCAATGAGGGTGCACTTGTAGAGA TCCAGTTTGAAGGCCGATATGGAGATCGTGTTTTTGACAGGCGGGAGCTGCAGTTCGAGATCGGAGAAGGTGACAGCTATGATCTTCCTCACGGTCTGGAGAAAGGAATTCAAAGAATGGAGAAATTGGAGGAATCTGTGTTCTATCTCAAACCCAA CTATGGTTTTGGAAGTGCTGGGAAGGAGAAATTTCAGATCCCTCCAGATGCAGAGCTGCAGTACGAAGTGAAACTTAAAAGCTTTGAAAAG GCTAGAGAGTCTTGGGAAATGAACATAGATGAGAAGCTGGAGCAAAGCTACATTGTGAAGGAGAGAGGCACTCAATACTTCAAG GAGGGGAAATACAAACAGGCAGCATTACAGTATAAAAAGATTGTGTCATGGCTGGAGCATGAACCAGGACTCTCTGATGAGGAGGATACAAAAGCCAAAAGCTTGAGGCTTGCTGCCCACCTAAATCTAGCTATGTGCCATCTCAAGCTGAAGGAATACTCCCAGGCTTTGGAGAACTGCAACAAG GCACTCGAATTGGACAGCAACAATGAAAAAGGCCTCTTCAGGCGTGGAGAAGCGCACTTAGCAGTCAATGACTTTGAATTGGCCCGGGGAGATTTCCAGAAAGTGATACAACTTTATCCAAGTAACAAAGCCGCCAAAGTGCAACTGGTAACTTGTCAGCAAAAAATACGGGAGCAGcatgagaaagagaagaagatgTATGCCAACATGTTTCAAAGGCTTGCAGACAGAGACTTAAAG GTGTGGAGAACTGAAGCAAAAATTTTTCAGATTG agTAG